The following coding sequences lie in one Streptomyces xiamenensis genomic window:
- the gltX gene encoding glutamate--tRNA ligase: MTSPTTPSVRVRFCPSPTGNPHVGLVRTALFNWAFARHHGGTMVFRIEDTDAARDSEESYTALLDSLRWLGLDWDEGPEVGGPHAPYRQSQRMDLYADVARRLREAGRAYPCYCTTAELDERREAARSAGKHSGYDGHCRDLSAERVAAYEAEGRTPIIRFRMPDERITFTDLVRGELTFAPEHVSDYGIVRANGAPLYTLVNPVDDALMEITHVLRGEDLLSSTPRQIALYAALAEIGVGSGRTPAFGHLPYVMGEGNKKLSKRDPESSLNLYRERGFLPEGLLNYLSLLGWSIAEDRDIFSVQEMVEAFEIGDVNANPARFDLKKAEAINAVHLRELPLAAFVEACAPWLAAPYAPWKPEAFDRAAFEELAPLAQTRLTVLSDITANVDFLFLDAPVEDEKSWQKAMKPGAEQVLAAARDRLAEADWSSAESLKEAVQTAGEAHGLKLGKAQAPVRVAVTGRTVGLPLFESLVVLGRERTLARVEAALVRLAG, encoded by the coding sequence GTGACTAGTCCCACCACCCCCTCCGTCCGTGTGCGCTTCTGCCCCTCCCCGACGGGCAACCCCCATGTGGGCCTGGTGCGCACCGCCCTGTTCAACTGGGCCTTCGCCCGCCACCACGGCGGCACCATGGTCTTCCGCATCGAGGACACCGACGCGGCCCGTGACTCCGAGGAGTCCTACACGGCGCTGCTGGACTCCCTGCGCTGGCTGGGCCTCGACTGGGACGAGGGCCCCGAAGTGGGCGGCCCGCACGCCCCGTACCGGCAGTCGCAGCGGATGGACCTGTACGCGGATGTCGCGCGCCGGCTGCGCGAGGCGGGGCGGGCGTACCCCTGCTACTGCACCACCGCCGAGCTCGACGAGCGCCGCGAGGCCGCCCGGTCCGCCGGGAAGCACTCCGGGTACGACGGGCACTGCCGCGACCTGAGCGCGGAGCGGGTGGCCGCGTACGAGGCCGAGGGCCGGACCCCGATCATCCGCTTCCGGATGCCGGACGAGCGGATCACCTTCACCGACCTGGTGCGCGGCGAGCTGACGTTCGCGCCCGAGCACGTCTCGGACTACGGCATCGTGCGCGCCAACGGCGCCCCGCTGTACACCCTGGTCAACCCGGTGGACGACGCGCTCATGGAGATCACCCACGTGCTGCGCGGCGAAGACCTGCTCTCCTCGACGCCGCGGCAGATCGCGCTGTACGCGGCGCTGGCCGAGATCGGCGTCGGCTCCGGGCGCACCCCCGCGTTCGGGCATCTGCCGTACGTCATGGGGGAGGGCAACAAGAAGCTCTCCAAGCGCGACCCGGAGTCCTCGCTCAACCTGTACCGCGAGCGCGGCTTCCTGCCCGAGGGTCTGCTGAACTACCTCTCCCTGCTGGGCTGGTCGATCGCCGAGGACCGGGACATCTTCAGCGTCCAGGAGATGGTGGAGGCCTTCGAGATCGGTGACGTCAACGCCAACCCGGCGCGCTTCGACCTGAAGAAGGCCGAGGCGATCAACGCGGTGCATCTGCGCGAGCTGCCCCTGGCAGCGTTCGTCGAGGCGTGCGCGCCGTGGCTGGCGGCGCCGTACGCGCCGTGGAAGCCCGAGGCGTTCGACCGGGCGGCGTTCGAGGAGCTGGCGCCCCTGGCACAGACCCGGCTGACGGTGCTCTCCGACATCACGGCCAATGTCGACTTCCTGTTCCTGGACGCCCCGGTGGAGGACGAGAAGTCCTGGCAGAAGGCGATGAAGCCGGGCGCGGAGCAGGTGCTCGCCGCTGCGCGGGACCGGCTGGCGGAGGCCGACTGGAGTTCGGCCGAGTCGCTGAAGGAGGCCGTGCAGACGGCCGGTGAGGCGCATGGTCTGAAGCTGGGCAAGGCGCAGGCGCCGGTTCGGGTGGCGGTCACCGGCCGCACGGTCGGGCTGCCGCTGTTCGAGTCGCTGGTGGTGCTGGGGCGCGAGCGCACGCTGGCGCGCGTCGAGGCGGCGCTGGTCAGGCTCGCCGGCTGA
- a CDS encoding DUF6895 family protein, which yields MTTAVTPIAHQVATRAFGWLLAHRDHGALPEGTTADLGDPNSVYKPLGEAALAGSLVLRESAAGSESMRAARELLDFGWRQLREGDLLYERQLRHALLTDPLEMYAHFARAGYRHDGMDALLRHNAALRSVRAAEVVPNRRLAIANAARIAGLDYGFDWAALTRATWLGATPEPWAIDWMTAYSMTHTVFHLTDWGARPEDLPEEIASYLTTWLPVWTDIWREVAQWDLVAELMIVGSCLPDPVCDPADWAALAAVQHPDGLVPRDGDPVSEDPARRFADHQHTAVVAAVAGSIAVSRTLA from the coding sequence ATGACCACCGCCGTCACCCCGATCGCCCACCAGGTCGCCACCCGCGCCTTCGGCTGGCTCCTCGCGCACCGCGACCACGGCGCGCTGCCCGAGGGCACCACGGCCGACCTCGGGGACCCCAACAGCGTCTACAAGCCGCTGGGTGAGGCCGCCCTGGCCGGCTCCCTGGTGCTGCGCGAATCCGCCGCCGGCAGCGAGAGCATGCGCGCCGCACGCGAACTGCTCGACTTCGGCTGGCGGCAACTGCGCGAGGGCGACCTGCTGTACGAGCGGCAGCTGCGCCACGCGCTGCTCACCGACCCGCTGGAGATGTACGCCCACTTCGCGCGCGCCGGTTACCGCCACGACGGGATGGACGCCCTGCTGCGGCACAACGCCGCGCTGCGCTCGGTACGCGCCGCCGAGGTGGTGCCCAACCGCCGGCTGGCCATCGCCAACGCGGCGCGGATCGCCGGGCTCGACTACGGCTTCGACTGGGCGGCACTGACCCGCGCCACCTGGTTGGGCGCCACCCCCGAGCCGTGGGCCATCGACTGGATGACCGCCTACTCCATGACCCACACGGTCTTCCACCTCACCGACTGGGGCGCCCGCCCCGAGGACCTGCCGGAGGAGATCGCGAGCTACCTCACCACCTGGCTGCCGGTGTGGACGGACATCTGGCGCGAGGTCGCCCAGTGGGACCTGGTCGCCGAACTGATGATCGTCGGCTCCTGTCTGCCGGACCCGGTGTGCGACCCCGCCGACTGGGCGGCGCTGGCGGCCGTCCAGCACCCGGACGGTCTGGTGCCGCGCGACGGCGATCCGGTGAGCGAGGACCCGGCCCGGCGGTTCGCCGATCACCAGCACACCGCCGTGGTCGCGGCCGTCGCCGGGAGCATCGCGGTCTCCCGCACGCTCGCGTGA
- a CDS encoding serine hydrolase domain-containing protein, with protein sequence MNGVRRQARAVAGPLLAPLAAAAPGASAVAVAAHLAGERLLAVGGSTAHGAAGLPAGPETRFAVGSVTKTYTALLLAELVAVGDVRYDDPIDRYLPPGAAPYRRIGGAPITLLHLATHTSGLPRLPPGLLRRALPRWFSNPYAEYGPGDLLAALAHTRPFAAPGTRVRYSNFGVGLLGMLLARAAGEPFGGYERVLAARVLTPLGLLRTGGDGAAAEDTTGYWHGRARPPWRIPGLAGAGVLHAGADELLRYLEALLYPGRAAGAGPLATALAEVARPRLVVRPGEDRIALVWNIRQRPGHVLCFHSGGTRGSTAFVGFSPERRVALVAVTNSAPALNGAFIQRAYLLLRELAGGTTRFGAPSPIG encoded by the coding sequence GTGAACGGGGTGCGGCGGCAGGCGCGGGCGGTGGCCGGGCCGCTGCTCGCGCCGCTGGCCGCCGCCGCGCCGGGCGCCAGCGCCGTGGCGGTGGCGGCGCACCTGGCGGGGGAGCGGCTGCTGGCGGTCGGCGGCAGTACCGCGCACGGCGCCGCCGGCCTTCCGGCCGGCCCGGAGACGCGGTTCGCCGTCGGCTCGGTGACCAAGACCTACACGGCGCTGCTGCTTGCGGAGCTGGTGGCCGTCGGCGACGTCCGGTACGACGACCCGATCGACCGCTATCTGCCGCCCGGTGCGGCCCCGTACCGGCGGATCGGTGGCGCTCCCATCACGCTGCTGCACCTGGCCACCCACACCTCGGGGCTGCCCCGGCTGCCGCCCGGGCTGCTGCGCCGGGCGCTGCCGCGCTGGTTCTCCAACCCCTACGCGGAGTACGGTCCGGGCGATCTGCTGGCGGCGCTGGCGCACACCCGCCCGTTCGCCGCCCCCGGCACCCGGGTGCGCTACTCGAACTTCGGCGTCGGGCTGCTGGGCATGCTGCTGGCCCGCGCGGCGGGGGAGCCGTTCGGCGGGTACGAGCGGGTACTGGCCGCGCGCGTGCTCACCCCGCTGGGCCTGCTGCGCACCGGCGGGGACGGCGCGGCGGCGGAGGACACCACCGGCTACTGGCACGGCCGGGCCAGGCCGCCCTGGCGGATCCCCGGGCTGGCCGGAGCCGGGGTCCTGCACGCCGGGGCGGACGAGCTGCTGCGCTACCTGGAGGCGCTGCTGTACCCGGGGCGGGCGGCCGGCGCCGGCCCGCTGGCCACCGCGCTGGCGGAGGTGGCCAGGCCCCGTCTCGTGGTGCGCCCCGGGGAGGACCGGATCGCCCTGGTCTGGAACATCAGGCAGCGCCCCGGGCATGTGCTGTGCTTCCACTCGGGGGGCACCCGGGGCAGCACGGCGTTCGTGGGCTTCAGCCCCGAGCGGCGGGTGGCGCTGGTCGCGGTGACCAACAGCGCGCCCGCGCTGAACGGCGCTTTCATCCAGCGGGCGTACCTGCTGCTGAGAGAACTGGCGGGCGGGACAACTCGTTTTGGAGCACCGTCGCCGATCGGGTAA
- a CDS encoding MerR family transcriptional regulator yields the protein MRLAELSERSGVTTATIKYYLREGLLPPGERVTATQSEYREEHLRRLRLIRALVQVGRIPVATAREVLAAVEDEESDQLTRIGTAIAALPHPAPPRENDETVAAARTLAEELQRRLGWRVVPGNPAHQALVSALTALLRLGYPCTVEQLLPYGEAAGRLAGHEVALIGEFTSPTTQLEAAVALTVLYEPVLLSLRRLAQAETASQHLGHHP from the coding sequence ATGCGGCTCGCGGAGCTGAGCGAGCGCAGTGGGGTGACCACCGCGACGATCAAGTACTACCTGCGGGAAGGGCTGCTGCCACCGGGCGAACGGGTCACGGCCACCCAGTCCGAGTACCGCGAGGAGCATCTGCGCCGGCTGCGGCTGATCCGCGCGCTGGTGCAGGTCGGCCGCATCCCGGTGGCCACCGCCCGGGAGGTGCTCGCCGCCGTCGAGGACGAGGAGAGCGATCAGCTCACCCGGATCGGCACCGCCATCGCCGCCCTCCCCCACCCCGCGCCGCCACGGGAGAACGACGAAACCGTCGCCGCCGCCCGCACCCTCGCCGAGGAGCTCCAGCGCCGGCTCGGCTGGCGCGTCGTGCCGGGCAACCCGGCACACCAGGCGCTGGTTTCCGCCCTCACCGCGCTGTTGCGGCTGGGCTACCCCTGCACCGTCGAGCAACTGCTGCCGTACGGCGAGGCCGCCGGCCGGCTCGCCGGGCACGAGGTGGCACTCATCGGTGAGTTCACCTCGCCCACCACCCAGTTGGAGGCGGCCGTCGCGCTCACCGTGCTCTACGAACCCGTGCTGCTGAGCCTGCGCCGCCTCGCCCAGGCCGAGACCGCCTCCCAGCACCTGGGACACCACCCCTGA
- a CDS encoding DUF4188 domain-containing protein yields the protein MSGKIVEGRMTAAATGEVTLFLIGMRINSFWRVRHWGPLLRAMPRMLRELSRDPDSGLLGYRLLWGGPRLIYVVQYWSSHERLMAYASAPDGEHRPAWAAFNRRIRQGRGRVGFWHETYVVPAGAHESVYRNMPAFGLGAAGGVIPVERRGESAAERLGRV from the coding sequence ATGAGCGGCAAGATCGTTGAGGGCCGGATGACGGCGGCGGCCACGGGGGAGGTCACGCTGTTCCTGATCGGCATGCGGATCAACAGCTTCTGGCGGGTGCGCCACTGGGGGCCGCTGCTGAGGGCGATGCCCAGGATGCTGCGCGAGCTGTCCCGCGATCCGGACAGCGGACTGCTCGGGTACCGGTTGCTGTGGGGCGGGCCCAGGCTGATCTACGTGGTGCAGTACTGGTCGTCCCACGAGCGGCTGATGGCGTACGCCTCGGCGCCGGACGGGGAGCATCGCCCGGCCTGGGCGGCGTTCAACCGGCGGATACGGCAGGGCCGGGGCCGGGTGGGTTTCTGGCACGAGACCTATGTGGTCCCGGCCGGCGCGCACGAGTCGGTCTACCGGAACATGCCGGCCTTCGGCCTGGGCGCCGCGGGCGGGGTGATACCCGTGGAGCGGCGTGGGGAGAGCGCGGCCGAGCGCCTCGGCCGGGTCTGA
- a CDS encoding IclR family transcriptional regulator, whose protein sequence is MDNSRGDSSGVGVLDKAALVLGALESGPATLAGLVSATGLARPTAHRMAVALEHHRLLARDMQGRFVLGPRLAELAAAAGEDRLLAAAGPVLTHLRDLTGESAQLYRRQGDMRICVAAAERLSGLRDTVPVGSTLPMKAGSAAQILLAWEEPERLHHGLQGARFTATALSGVRRRGWAQSIGEREPGVASVSAPVRGPSNRVVAAVSVSGPIERLTRHPGRMHAQALIDAAGRLTEALKRGGGH, encoded by the coding sequence ATGGACAATTCACGTGGCGACTCCAGCGGAGTGGGTGTACTGGACAAGGCGGCCCTGGTGCTCGGCGCACTGGAGTCCGGTCCGGCGACGCTGGCCGGTCTGGTGTCGGCCACGGGACTGGCCAGGCCCACGGCGCACCGCATGGCGGTCGCCCTGGAACATCACCGGCTGCTCGCCCGTGACATGCAGGGCCGCTTCGTCCTGGGCCCGCGCCTGGCGGAGCTGGCGGCGGCGGCCGGCGAGGACCGGCTGCTGGCGGCGGCCGGACCGGTGCTGACGCATCTGCGGGATCTCACCGGGGAGAGCGCTCAGCTGTACCGCAGGCAGGGCGACATGCGCATCTGCGTCGCGGCGGCGGAGCGGCTGTCCGGGCTGCGGGACACCGTGCCGGTGGGCTCCACCCTCCCGATGAAGGCCGGGTCCGCGGCGCAGATCCTGCTGGCCTGGGAGGAGCCCGAGCGGCTGCACCACGGGCTGCAGGGCGCGCGGTTCACCGCCACGGCGCTGTCCGGAGTGCGCCGCCGGGGCTGGGCCCAGTCGATCGGCGAGCGGGAGCCGGGGGTGGCCTCGGTGTCCGCCCCGGTCCGCGGCCCGTCCAACCGGGTGGTGGCGGCCGTCTCCGTCTCCGGACCCATCGAGCGCCTGACCAGGCACCCGGGCCGGATGCACGCCCAGGCCCTGATCGACGCCGCCGGACGCCTGACCGAGGCGCTCAAGCGCGGCGGGGGCCACTGA